Below is a genomic region from Streptomyces sp. NBC_00461.
TGAGGATCTCGGCCCAGGCGATCGCCGTCTCGTTGGCGTCGGCGGGGCGGACGACGTTCAGGCCGGGGATGGCGCGCAGCGAGGCCAGGTGCTCGACCGGCTGGTGGGTCGGCCCGTCCTCGCCGAGGCCGATGGAGTCGTGGGTCCAGACGTACGTCACCGGAAGCTGCATGAGCGCCGACATCCGTACCGCGTTGCGCATGTAGTCGGAGAACACCAGGAAGGTGCCGCCGTAGATGCGGGTGTTGCCGTGCAGGGCGATGCCGTTCATCTCCGCGGCCATCGAGAACTCGCGGATGCCGAAGTGGACCGTTCGGCCGTACGGGTCGGCCTCGGGCAGCGGGTTGCCCTTCGGCAGGAAGGACGACGTCTTGTCGATGGTGGTGTTGTTCGAACCGGCCAGGTCGGCGGAGCCGCCCCACAGCTCGGGCAGCACCGGGCCGAGGGCCTGCAGCACCTTGCCGGAAGCGGCACGAGTGGCGACCGCCTTGCCCTCCTCGAAGACGGGGATCTCGGACTCCCAGCCCTCGGGCAGCTGCCCGGCCACGATCCGGTCGAACAGCTCGGCGCGCTCGGGGTTGGCGCCGCGCCACTTGTCGAGCTGCTTGTCCCAGGCGGCGTGCGCCTCGGTACCGCGGTCCAGGGCCCCCCGGGCGTGGGCGAGGACGTCGGCGTCCACCTGGAAGGACTGCTCGGGGTCGAAGCCGAGGATGCGCTTGGTGGCGGCGATCTCGTCGGCGCCGAGCGCGGAGCCGTGGGAGGCCTCGGTGTTCTGCGCGTTCGGGGCGGGCCAGGCGATGATCGTGCGCATCGCGATGATGGAGGGCCGGCCGGTCTCGGCCTGCGCGGCCCTCAGCGCCGCGTACAGAGCCGGTACGTCGGTGTCGCCGCCGAGCGAGGGCTCGACGCGCTGCACGTGCCAGCCGTAGGCCTCGTACCGCTTCAGCACGTCCTCGGAGAACGCGGTCGCGGTGTCGCCCTCGATGGAGATGTGGTTGTCGTCGTAGAGGAAGACCAGGTTGCCGAGCCTCTGGTGGCCGGCCAGGGAGGAGGCCTCGGCGGATACGCCCTCCTCCAGGTCGCCGTCGGAGACGATCGCCCAGATCGTGTGGTCGAAGGGGGAGGTGCCCTCGGGGGCCTGAGGGTCGAACAGCCCGCGCTCGTACCGGGCGGCCATCGCCATGCCGACGGCGTTGGCGACGCCCTGGCCGAGCGGACCGGTGGTGGTCTCGACGCCGGCGGTGTGCCCGTACTCGGGGTGACCGGGCGTCTTGGACCCGTGCGTCCGGAAGGCCTTCAGGTCATCCAGCTCGACTTCGTACCCCGACAGGAAGAGCTGGGTGTAGAGGGTCAGCGAGGTGTGGCCCGGGGAGAGAACGAAACGATCCCGACCGGTCCACTCGGGGTCGGCGGGATCGTGACGCATCACCTTCTGAAAGATCGTGTACGCGGCCGGGGCCAGGCTCATCGCCGTGCCAGGGTGACCGTTGCCGACCTTCTGCACGGCGTCGGCCGCCAGCAGACGGGCGGTGTCGACGGCACGCCGGTCCAGGTCGGTCCATTCGATGCTGTCCGGTGTCTGCGTACTCATCTTCAAGAAATCCTCGATCGAAGCGTCGTAACTGCTCTGATGCCTTCAAACTTAAAAGTCTGACTTTTACGGTGGAAGGTCGGCGTGTGTCAGCCTGTGGTGAAAGTGGGACACGGAGAGCTTCGGCCGGGCGGCGTGAGAAGGACATGGCGGACAGAACCATCCAAGGTGGAGACGATGACGGCCAGGTGGACGGCATTCGAACGTTCCCCTTCCCGGTCGAGCTGAGCGTGGGTGGAGTCGGCATCCAGGTCGGCCCGATGGGGGCCGGACGGACCTGGCACGCCGAGGCTCCGCTGGAGCGTGTGCACCGCATCGACTTCCACGTGGTGATGCTCTTCGAGGGCGGGTCCGTCCGCCACATGATCGACTTCGCGGAGCACGAGGCGTCGGGCGGCGATGTGCTGTGGATCCGTCCGGGACAGGTCCACCGTTTCTCGCGCACCAGCGAGTACCGCGGAACCGTCCTGACCATGCAGCCCGGCTTTCTGCCCCGCGCCACGGTGGAGGCGACCGGCCTCTACCGCTACGACCTGCCGCCCCTGCTCCACCCGGACGCACCCCGGCTGGACGGCCTCCGCTCCTCCCTCGCCCAGCTGCAACGCGAGTACGAGGACACCGCGACGCTGCCGCTGAGCCTGCACACCGCGGTACTGCGCCACTCCCTGACGGCGTTCCTGCTGCGCCTCGCGCATCTGGCGGCCAGTTCGGCGGAGGCGGCGCGCCGTCAGTCGGACACGACCTTCACGCTCTTCCGGGACGCCGTGGAGAAGAGCTTCGCCACCAACCACAGCGTCAGCGCCTACGCCGACTCCCTCGGGTACTCCCGCCGCACCCTCGTCCGCGCGGTCCGCGCCGCCACCGGCGAGACCCCCAAGGGCTTCATCGACAAACGGGTCGTCCTGGAGGCCAAGCGCCTCCTGGCCCACACCGACATGCCGATCGGCCGCGTCGGCGCCGCGATCGGCTTCCCGGACGCCGCGAACTTCTCCAAGTTCTTCCAGCAGCACACGGAGTTGACACCGGCGGCGTTCCGGGCGGAGCTGCGCTGACGGAGTGCGCCGGTACCGACGACGGGTCGGTGCGTGCCCGACGCGTCCTTTGCTGTGCATGGGCTGTGCATGACGTGATCTTTGCCTGGTGGGCCCAACGGTTCGTCTGGCCTTCACTCAGAGGCGGGTAAAGAACCTCTAGCGTTACGGCGCCTCCCCCCGCGCGTCCGTCACCTCTGTCCGGAGGACAGTTATGACCGCCGTCAAGGCACCCAAGCGCAACAGCCGTTCCCTCACCGCTCTCGCCGGGGCCGTCGCCCTCACCGCCACGTCGATCGGGCTGTGGACCGTCACGGCCTCCACGGCTCAGGCAGCCGCTCTCCCGACCCCCGACCACGTGGTGGTCGTGGTGATGGAGAACCACGCCTATTCGCAGGTGATCGGCAGCTCCAGCGCCCCGTACCTCAACAACACCCTCAAGGCGGGTGGCGCGAACCTCACGCAGTCCTACGGTCTCACCCACCCCAGTGAGCCGAACTACTACATGCTGTTCTCGGGCTCCAACCAGGGCCGCACCGACGACAGTTGTGTGGGTGTCGGATCCATCTCCGCACCCAACCTCGCCTCCGAGCTGATCGCCGCCGGCAAGAGCTGGAAGAGCTACAACGAGTCGCTGCCCAGCCAGGGTTCGACGACCTGCAGCAGCGGCAACTACGCGCAGAAGCACAACCCTTGGTTCGGCTTCTCCAACGTGCCGACCAACACCGCGATGACCTTCGCGCAGTTCCCGACCGACTACACGACCCTGCCCAAGGTCTCCTTCGTCACCCCGAACCTGTGCAGTGACATGCACGACTGCTCGGTCTCCACGGGCGACACCTGGATCAAGGACAACCTGGGCGCGTACGCCACCTGGGCCCAGACCCACAACAGCATCCTCGCCGTCACCTTCGACGAGGACAACAAGCAGTCCGGCAACCGCATCCCCACTCTCTTCTACGGGCAGCACGTCACGCCCGGCAGCTCCAGCGCGACCACCTACAACCACTACAACGTCCTGCGGACCGTGGAGGACCTGGCCGGTCTGAGCGCGCACGCGGGCAACGCCGCCTCCGCCTCCGACATCAGCGGCATCTGGAACTGACGCCCGTGTATCTCGCGGACTCCCGCAGCACCAAGGCCGCCGTCGCCCCGGACTCCCGTCCGGGGCGGCGGCCGGCCGCCGTGCCCGCCACCGTGCTGGCCCTGGGCGCGGTCAGCCTGATCACGGACATCTCCTCGGAGATGGTCACGGCCGTGCTTCCGCTCTACGTGGTCGCGGGCCTCGGTCTGTCGCCGCTCGGGTTCGGTCTCCTCGACGGCATCAACAACGGCGTCGGCGCCCTGGTCAGGCTGGCCGGCGGTCACCTCGCCGACCGGGGAGGCCGCCGACACAAGATCGTGGCCGGCGTCGGCTACGGCCTGTCGGCGCTGTGCAAGCCACTGCTGCTGCTCGCCCACACCCTCCCCGTGATCAGCGCCGTGCTCGCGGCCGACCGCACCGGCAAGGGCCTGCGCACCGCACCCCGGGACGCGATGATCTCCCTGGCCACCGAACCCGAGCACCGGGGACGGGCGTTCGGGGTGCACCGCGCCATGGACACCACCGGTGCGCTGCTCGGCCCGCTCGTCGCCTTCGCCGTCCTGCGCGCCACCGTCGACGGTTATGACGCGGTCTTCGCGGTCAGCGGCTGCGTCGCCGTACTCGGCGTCCTGGTCCTGGTGCTGTTCGTGCCCCGCCGCATCGTCGCCCCCGCCGATGCCGTACGGCCGCCCGAGCCCGGCCCCCGGCCGACACTGCGGGACGCGCTCGCGCTGCTGCACCGCCCGCAGCTGCGCCGGCTCACGGTGTGCGCGACCCTGCTCGGCCTGACCACCGTGAGCGACTCCTTCCTGTATCTGCTGCTCCAGCGCGAAAGCGACCTGCCCGCCCACCTGTTCCCGCTGCTGCCGTTGGGCACGGCCGCCTTCTTCCTGCTGCTGGCCGTCCCGCTCGGCGCCCTGGCCGACCGCGTCAACCGCCGCCGCCTCTTCCTGGCCGGCCACGGCGTCCTGCTGCTCGGCTACGGCCTGGTGCTCTCCCCGTGGCACGGCGTCCCCGCCGTGGTCGCCGTCCTCGTCCTGCACGGCACCTTCTACGCGGCCACCGACGGAGTGCTCGCTGCGGCCACCGCGGGGGCTGTTCCGGCACAACACCAGGGTGCCGGGCAGGCGTTGGTGGGCACCGGGCAGGCGCTGGCCCGGTTCGCCTGCTCCCTCGCCTTCGGTGCGGCCTGGAGCCTGTGGGGCGGTCGGAGCGCGCTCGCCGTCACCGCCGCCGCACTGGCCGTCAGCGCCGTCGTGGCCTCGTTCGTCCTCCGTACCGCCGATGAGGCGCCCGCAACCGCCGATGAGGTGCCCGCATGACCCGAACAACCCGCCTGGTGATCCTGCTGGCCGCCGTCGTCCTGCTCGGCGCGGTCGGCACCGGCTCCGTGCTGTACGCCGCCCACCGGTCGGGCATCAAGGACCAGCAGCAGGCGGACGGTCCGACCGTGCGGGCCGGCACCGTCTCGCTCCGGCCGACGGCTCAACGCCGCCTGCTGGTGCGCAATCTGGCCTGGGGCCCGCACCGCGACGAGATCGCCACGGTGCCCGCCGACGATCCGCGGGGCCCGCGCACCGTGTCCGGCGTCAAGTGCCTGCGCTTCCACGCGGCAGCCGGCACCGGCATCTGCCTGCAGTCCGTGCACGGCCCCCTGGAGGACACCTACCGCGCGGTGGTGCTCGACACGCACCTGCACAAGCGGCACAGCTTCCCGGCAGCCGGAATCCCCACCCGGGCCCGGGTCTCGCCCTCCGGCCACATGGCCGCCTGGACGGTCTTCGTCAGCGGAGACTCGTACGCCGGCACCAACTTCTCCACCCGAACCGCCATCGTCGACACCCGCACCTGGGCCGTCGACGACAACCTGGAGACCTTCCGCGTCGTCAAGGACGGCCGGTCCTACCACGCCGCGGACACCAACGTCTGGGGTGTCACCTTCGCCGACGACAACCGCTTCTACGCCACCTTGGCGACCGGCGGCCAGACCTACCTGGTCCGGGGCGACGTCACCGCACGCACCCTCACCACCCTGCACCGCAACGTCGAATGCCCCTCCCTCTCACCCGACGGCACCCGGATCGCGTACAAGAAACGCGTCAAGGGAGCTTCCCCCGACGCCCCTTGGCGGCTGTACGTCCTGAACCTGCGGACCATGAAGGAGACCGTGACCGCCGAGTCGCGCAACATCGACGACCAGGCCCTGTGGTCCGACGACTCCACCCTCGTCTACGCCCTCCCCGGCGACTACGGCTCGGACCTGTGGACCGTCCCCGCCGACGGCACCGGCACGGCCCGCCGCCTGATGACCTCCGCCCTCGCCCCGGCCTATCTGGGGTGACGGGCCGGGGCGGGGCGAGGCGGGCCACGACCTGCCGATGCCCCGCGAGGCCGACCGGTCTCGCGGGGCGACGTCAACGCGTCGGTCAGTGCCCGAAGTCGAACCAGTTCACGTTCACGAAGTCCGCCGGCTGGCCGCTGGTGAAGGTCAGATAGACGTCGTGTGTGCCGGTCACCGAACTGATGTTGGCCGGGACCGTCCTCCAGGTCTGCCAGCCTCCGGTGTTGGCGAGGGAGAAGCTGCCGATGGGCGTGCTGGTCCGGCTGTCCAGGCGGACCTCGACCAGGCCGCTCACGCCGGAGCCGGCGCCGCTCGCCACGCGCGCGTGGAACTGGGTGGCCGCCGTGGAGCCGAAGTCGACGCCCTTGTAGAGGGCCCAGTCGCCGTTGGCCAGGGAGCCGATGTCCTGGCCGCCGCCGGTGTCGGCGGTGGTCTCCGCGCTGGTGCCGGACTGGCTGTCGTACGACTCGGCCTGGATGGTGCTGTAGGCGTCACGGTTGCCGGTCGGCGGGGGCGTGGTGCCGCTTCCGGTGGCCGACAACACCTGGACGTAGTCGACGACCATCGGGTGGCCCGACTGGGTGTCGCCGTCCAGGCCACCGCCGAGCGCGTCGGGGAAGGCGCCGCCCATCGCCACGTTCAGGATGAGGAAGTAGCCGTGGTTGGTCGCGTTGGCCCAGGTCGTCGCGTCGACCTGATTCGCCGTGACCGTGTGGTAGTTGACGCCGTCGACGTAGAAGCGGATCGCCTCCGGGCTCACCGAGCGGTCCCACTCCATGCTGTAGGTGTGGAAGCCCGACTGGCACGTGGTGCCCGGGCAGGCGACGGAGTTGCCGATGCCCGTCGTCTCGTTGCACGGGCCGCCGGGGTTCGTGCCGCAGTGCATCGTCGCCCAGACCTTGTTCAGGCCCTGGACGTTCTCCATCACGTCCAACTCGCCCACGCCCGGCCAGTTCTGGTAGTTGCCGCGGTAGGGGGCACCCAGCGCCCAGAACGCCGGCCAGTAGCCCTCGGCGGCGGTGCCCGTGACGTTGGGCATCTGGATCCGGGCCTCGACGCGCAGCTTGCCGCCGGCCGGGGGCTGGAAGTCGGTACGGGTGGTCTCGATACGGCCCGAGGTCCAGCGGCCGGCCGAGTCGCGCAGCGGGGTGATGCGGAGGTTGCCGTTGCCGTCGAGGGAGACGTTGCCGGTGCTGTTCGTCATCGTCTCGACCTCGCCGGTGCCCCAGTTGGCGGGGCCGCCCGGATACGAGGTCCCGGTGTCGTACTGCCAGTTGGAGGTGTTCACGCCGTTGCCCGCGGCGCCGTTGAAGTCGTCGAGGAAGGTCTGGGTCCAGCCCGACGGGGGCGTGGGCGCGGAGGCGTCGGCGGACTGGGTGGCGGTCGTGGCGAGCACCGCCGCCAGGCCGAGCGTGCTGAGTACGGCGATGAGTGCGCGTCGCCGTCTGGGTATGCCGGAAGTTGCACTCATAGGGGGGTGCCTCTCGGGTACGGAGTGATGGGCTGCGGGGGTGCCTGCGCATTTGAGAGCGCTCTCAACGTGGGCCCAATGTGCTCCCGGCCACTCCGGCCGTCAAGAGTTAAAGCAAGGAAAGTCCTTCCCGCGCAGGTGGGTTCACCCCATGAACGACGTTTGTGCCGCCTTATGAGCTGCCCCATGAGCCGACCGCACTCCCCGCCCGCCACTCCGCCCACGACAGGTTCCAGCCGTTGAGGCCGTTGGCCGGATCGACGGTCTTCTCGCCCGAGTTCCTGACCTTGACCACATCACCGAGCATCGAGCTGTCGTAGAACGTGTAGCCGTCCACCGAGGTGTCGTTCGCGCCAGGGCCGGTTCCTGAGATTCCTGTGAGGACTCGCGCTGAGAAGGCCCGAAACCACGGTTGTCCCGGCCCCAGGGTTTGTGAACAGAGTATGAGCGGCCCGACCGGGGCCCTGAGTATCCGCTGAGATCCCCGCCACGGCATGGCTTCCCCACCTCCCGGTCGGAACAGTTCGAAAACTGCGAACGACCGACCATCGCCGGAGGTATACGTGACCGAAGTCCGCGAGCCGCACACCGTGGCCGTCGTCGGAGCGGGCGCGGCGGGCACTCTGACCGCCGTCCAGCTCTGCGAGACGGCGACGCGCCGCCGGACACCGCTCGACCTGGTCCTGCTCGACCCGTCACCGGAAGCGGGCCGCGGCACCGCGTACACGACACGCGACCCACGCCACCGCCTCAACGTGCCTGCGGGCGGCATGAGTTGCTACCCCGACGACCCCGGCCACTTCACCCGCTGGCTGTGCCAGCACGGCGAACCGACCGTCACCGCGGCCGACTTCGCCACCCGCTACCGCTACGGCGCCTACCTCGCCGACACCCTCGCGCAGGCCATCGTCCGGGCCCAGGGGACGGTCTCCGTACGACGGCTGCGCACCCGCGCCGAGAGCTGTACCGACACCCCCGACGGCCGGGTGGACCTCCACCTCGCCGACGGGGGACACCTGACCGCCCACAGCGCCGTCCTGGCCACCGGCCCCGCGGCTCCCTCCGCCGGCTGGGCCCCGCCCGCCCTGCGCACCTCGACCCGCTTCGTCGCCGCGCCCTGGAGCACGGGTGCCCTCGACGGCCCGCGTTCCGACACCGCCGACGTACTCCTCGTCGGCACCGGTCTGACCGCCGTCGACCTCGCCCTCACCCTGGACCGCCCCGGCCGCACCGTCCACGCCCTCTCCCGCAGCGGCCTGCTGCCCCAGCCGCACGCCCTCACCCCGGCCGGCCCGATGAGCCCGCCCGAGGACCTCGACGACACCTCGCTGGACCGACTGCGCAGGGCCGTCTACCGCCACATCAGCCGCTCCGTACGCACCCACGGCGACTGGCGCCCCGCCCTCGACAGCCTGCGCCCGCACACCACCCGCCTGTGGCACAGCCTCACCCCCGAGGACCGCGCCGAGTTCGTCGCCCGCGAGGGCGCCCTGTGGAACACCCACCGCCATCGCATGGCCCCCGCCACCGCCGAGTCCGTCTCCCGGGCCCGTACGGCACGCCGGCTCAGCGTCCACAGGGGCACGGTGACGGACGCGGTGGAACACGACGGCTCGCTCGCGGTCACGCTCTCCAACGGCCGGACCCTGCACGTCGGCTGGGTGATCGACTGTACGGGGCCGGGGCGTCGCTTCGACGATCCCCTGTGGCGCTCACTGCTCACCTCCGGTGCCGCCGCGCCCGGCCCGCTCGGCATGGGAGTGGCCACCCGTGACGGGCGGCTGCTGGACGCCGAAGGGCGCGCCGGTCGCCCGCTGTTCACGCTGGGCGCCCCGCGCCGAGGCGAACTGTGGGAGACGACCGCGATCCCCGAGATCCGCGTCCAAGCGGCCGCCCTGGCACGGCAGTTGCTCGCCCCGCTGAGGCCCGCACCCCGCCCCTCCCGTCGTCCCGTCGACGGACACGGCCTTCCTCTGAGCACCCACGCCGAGGCGGCCGCCGCCTACCGCAGCGGCCTCGACCGGGTCCTCAAGGTCCGGGCCGGCGCCGACGACGCCTTCGCCCGCGCGGTCGCCCTCGACCCCGGGTTCGCCCTCGGCCATGCCGCCCTCGCCCTGCTCGGCCACGAGTGCGGCGCCGACGTCGACGTACCGCGTGCTCTCGCCGAGGCCCAGCGGTCCGCCCTCGAACGGGCCGACGAGCGGGAGCGGTCCTTCGTGGACGTGGTCACGCGCCGGGTGCACGGCGACTGTGCCGACGGGGGTGGCGGGGCCCTCGTACGACACCTCGACGCGCACCCGGGCGATGCGCTCGCGCTCGCCGCCGCCGTACCGACCATCGCCTTCTCCGGAGTCTCCGACCTCGACGGCGACCAGGCCCTGCGGCTGGTCGAGCGGACGTCCGCGGCCCACGACGGCCACTGGTTCCACACCTCGCTGCTGGCCTTCCTCCGGCAGGAGCAGGGCCGGCTGCACGAGGCCGGCGAACTCGCCCACCGCGCCCTCGCGGTCGAGCCCGCCTCCGGGCATGCCGTGCACGCGCTCGCCCACGTCCACTACGAGTCCGGCGCGCACCAGGCGGGCCGGGACTGGCTGGATGGCTGGGTGGCCGGGCAGGGCCGGGGCGCGGTGCACCGAGCCCACTTCTCCTGGCACATCGCCCTGCACGAACTCGCCCTGGACGACCCGGCGGCGGTGCGCAGGCGGTGGTTCGCCCAGCTCGCGCCGGGGCGGGTGGTGACCGGCGTGCGGGCGCTGGTCGACTCGGGGTCGCTGCTGTGGCGGGCCCGGCTGAGCGACAGCTGGCGGGGCGAACTGCCCGCCGCGGACGTCCTGGACACCGTCGCGCGCGACGTACTGGAACGGCCGGCGACCGCCTTCACCGCCCTGCACGCCGCCGTCGCCCTGGCCGCCGCGGGGGATCTGCCGGCCCTGCACCGGCTGCGCGACCACGCCTCCGGTGCCGACGAGGTGCAGCGGGAGGTCATCGTGCCCTTGTGTGAGGCGTTCGTCGCGCTGGTCGAGGAGCGTTTCCACGAGGCGGCGCGTGGGCTCGACGCGCTGCTGCCGGTGCTGTGCCGGGTGGGCGGCAGTGCGGCCCAGCGGGAGGTGGTCGAGGAGACGCTGCTGTACGCCCTGGTGTCGGGGGGCCGATGCGACGCGGCTCGTCGGCTGCTGGACACTCGCCTGGACCGCAAGGAGGCGCCGCGGGATCGCCGGATGCGGGCCGGCCTGTCGGCCTGAGCGCTTGGTGGGTTGCGTTGTCGCTTGCCTGCGGGTCCGTTGTGGCTGGTCGCGCAGTTCCCCGCGCCCCTTGAGGGGGCACCGCCGGATGCGGGTCGGGCTGTGGGTCTTGCCGCGGGGGCGGGATGTGTGTCGTGTCGTTCGTCTGCGGGTCCGTTGTGGCTGGTCGGGAGAGACGGTGGTGTGAACGAGTGGTCGGTCGACCTCGTCCTTCAGGCTCGCGGCGCGGGGGGTGTGGGCGGATCGCCGGAGGGAGCGGTTTCCGGTCCTCAGCCGTACGGGGGAGAGAAGAGGGCGGCTCACTCCCGCGGGGGAGGCGGCGGCGACGGGAATCCTCCCGCCGGTGCGGAGGTTGGGATAGACAGGTATCCGCGATCTCCGGGGAGCGCCATGTCCGAGGAACCAGCCGTCCGTGAGCTACGCCTCGTCGTCACGGCGCCCGACTACGACGCGGCACTGCGCTTCTACCGCGATGTCCTCGGCCTGCCCGAGCGGGCCGCCTTCTCCTCACCCGACGGCCGGGTCACCATCCTGGAGGCGGGCAGGGCCACCCTGGAGCTCACCGACCCGAACCACGCCGACTTCATCGACGAGGTCGAGGTGGGGCACCGGGTCGCCGGCCACATCCGGGTCGCCTTCCAGGTCGACGACTCCACCGCCGCCACGGCACGGCTGGCCGCCGCCGGCGCCGAGGTGCTCGCCCAGCCGACCCGCACGCCGTGGAACTCCCTCAACTCCCGCCTGGAGGCGCCGGGCGCACTCCAGCTGACACTCTTCGAGGAACTCGGCGACTGAATCGCGACAGACCCTAGGCGGGTCCGGGCGTCACCAGTCCCGTCTCGTAGGCGCAGATCACCGCCTGGACGCGGTCCCGCAGACCCAGCTTGCTCAGCACGTTGCTGACGTGGGTCTTCACCGTGTGCTCGCTGACATCGCGTCCCGCCCGGCCCCGGCGATCGCGTCGAAGGAGGCCTCCGCGCGCTCCGGATCGCTGCGCAGCACGACGGGTCCGGCCTCCGCCTGGACGACCATGAGGCTCACCGCGTGGGCGAGGATGTCGTGCATGTCCCGGGCGATCCGGGCGCGTTCCTGGGCGATGGCGCGCGCGGTGTCCGCGGCGCGCTCCCGCTCCAGGCGCCGGGCCCGGTCCTCCAACTCCGCGGTGTAGGCGCGCTGGACGCGGGCGACCCGGCCGAGCGCGTAGGCGCAGGCGATGCACAGCAGATGGAAGGCGTACTCGAAGGGCCGGGCGTCCTCCTTGTGGTGCATGGTGACGGTGACCCCGACCGCCCAGCCCGCCAGCATCACGTGGCGCTGCCAGGGCAGGCCCCGGGCGGCCATGGTGTAGAGGACGACGAGGCCGCCGTACATCACGTCGGGCGGGGGCGCGTGGTAGACGGCCATCGCGGGCGTGGCCGCCGACACGGCCCAGGCGGTCGCGAACGGCGCCCGCCGCCGCCACACCAGCGGCACCGCCGTGGCGGCCCCGAGGAGCCAGCCCTGCCAGGTGAGCGGGTCGTCCCCCTCGTCGGGGAAGATCCACTGCAGCGAGACCGCGAACAGCACGAGCGCGGCGAGGGCGGTGTCGACGGCGTACGGATTCGCCGTACGCAGGCGGGCGGCGGCCTGCGCGTACCAGGACGGCGTGTACCAGGACTGCGGGGACATGGGCGGCTCCTCGGGGCAGGGGCCGTTCCAGTATCACGACGGGTGTGCGGGCGGGGCCTCGCCGGTGAGAGGGATATCCGGGGCCGGTCGGCGGGGCGCAGCCGAGCCGGTTCGGGCCGGCGGCAACGGGTGACGGGAGCGGGGGAGCCCGTGCCGCGGACCGGTTCCTACGGTTCCTTGGCCGGTCGCCAGCCCAGTGCCCGCGAGATGCCGAGTGCCGCGAGCCGGACCGCCGGTATCAACGCCGGTACCTGCGCGTCGGCCTGCGGTACGACCACCGACACCGCGGCGAGGACCGCGCCGCCCGGCCCGCGCACCGGTGCGGCCACCGACAGGGCGTCGTCGGTGACTTGGCGGCTGCTCACCGCGACTCCCGTGCGCCGTACCTCGGCCAGCACCCGGCGCAGCCGCACCGGTTCGGTGACGGTGTACGGGGTGAAGGAGGTGAGGGGGCCGCCCAGGCAGTACTCCTCCTGGAACTCCGGACCGCAGTGCGCCAGCAGCGCGAGCCCGACCCCGGTGGCGTGCAGCGGCCAGCGCGCGCCGACGCGGATGTGCACGCCGACGGCGCTGCGACCGGAGAGCCACTCGATGTAGACGACCTCGTCGCCGTCCCGCACCGCCAACTGCACGTTCTCGTGGGTCGCCTCGTACAGGTCCTCCAGATACGGCAGGGCGATCTGCCGCAGCGCGAGCCCGCGCGGGGCGAGCGCCGCCACCTCCCACAGCCTGAGCCCGACGTGGTAGACGCCGGACTCGTCCCGCTCCAGGGCGCCCCAGTCGGTCAGGGCGGCCACGAGCCGGTGCGCGGTGGTGAGGGTCAGCCCGGCCCGTCGGCTGATGTCCGTCAAGGACAGTGCCGGGTGCTCGTGGTCGAAAGCGGCGAGCACGGACAGCAGCCGTTCGGGCGCGGAGCGCAGGCTCATGGCCGGGTGTCTCCCGGGTGGGCGAGGTCGTACGGGCGGGGGTAGTCGGCCGGCTGGTAGGTCACGTAGCGCGGCTCGGTCGTCGCGTCCTCCCGCGCGGCACGGGAGTTGAGGGTCTCGGGTGAGGTGTCCCAGCGGCCCGTGTCCAGCCGGTGCTCCAG
It encodes:
- a CDS encoding glycoside hydrolase family 16 protein — its product is MSATSGIPRRRRALIAVLSTLGLAAVLATTATQSADASAPTPPSGWTQTFLDDFNGAAGNGVNTSNWQYDTGTSYPGGPANWGTGEVETMTNSTGNVSLDGNGNLRITPLRDSAGRWTSGRIETTRTDFQPPAGGKLRVEARIQMPNVTGTAAEGYWPAFWALGAPYRGNYQNWPGVGELDVMENVQGLNKVWATMHCGTNPGGPCNETTGIGNSVACPGTTCQSGFHTYSMEWDRSVSPEAIRFYVDGVNYHTVTANQVDATTWANATNHGYFLILNVAMGGAFPDALGGGLDGDTQSGHPMVVDYVQVLSATGSGTTPPPTGNRDAYSTIQAESYDSQSGTSAETTADTGGGQDIGSLANGDWALYKGVDFGSTAATQFHARVASGAGSGVSGLVEVRLDSRTSTPIGSFSLANTGGWQTWRTVPANISSVTGTHDVYLTFTSGQPADFVNVNWFDFGH
- a CDS encoding FAD/NAD(P)-binding protein, which gives rise to MTEVREPHTVAVVGAGAAGTLTAVQLCETATRRRTPLDLVLLDPSPEAGRGTAYTTRDPRHRLNVPAGGMSCYPDDPGHFTRWLCQHGEPTVTAADFATRYRYGAYLADTLAQAIVRAQGTVSVRRLRTRAESCTDTPDGRVDLHLADGGHLTAHSAVLATGPAAPSAGWAPPALRTSTRFVAAPWSTGALDGPRSDTADVLLVGTGLTAVDLALTLDRPGRTVHALSRSGLLPQPHALTPAGPMSPPEDLDDTSLDRLRRAVYRHISRSVRTHGDWRPALDSLRPHTTRLWHSLTPEDRAEFVAREGALWNTHRHRMAPATAESVSRARTARRLSVHRGTVTDAVEHDGSLAVTLSNGRTLHVGWVIDCTGPGRRFDDPLWRSLLTSGAAAPGPLGMGVATRDGRLLDAEGRAGRPLFTLGAPRRGELWETTAIPEIRVQAAALARQLLAPLRPAPRPSRRPVDGHGLPLSTHAEAAAAYRSGLDRVLKVRAGADDAFARAVALDPGFALGHAALALLGHECGADVDVPRALAEAQRSALERADERERSFVDVVTRRVHGDCADGGGGALVRHLDAHPGDALALAAAVPTIAFSGVSDLDGDQALRLVERTSAAHDGHWFHTSLLAFLRQEQGRLHEAGELAHRALAVEPASGHAVHALAHVHYESGAHQAGRDWLDGWVAGQGRGAVHRAHFSWHIALHELALDDPAAVRRRWFAQLAPGRVVTGVRALVDSGSLLWRARLSDSWRGELPAADVLDTVARDVLERPATAFTALHAAVALAAAGDLPALHRLRDHASGADEVQREVIVPLCEAFVALVEERFHEAARGLDALLPVLCRVGGSAAQREVVEETLLYALVSGGRCDAARRLLDTRLDRKEAPRDRRMRAGLSA
- a CDS encoding VOC family protein gives rise to the protein MSEEPAVRELRLVVTAPDYDAALRFYRDVLGLPERAAFSSPDGRVTILEAGRATLELTDPNHADFIDEVEVGHRVAGHIRVAFQVDDSTAATARLAAAGAEVLAQPTRTPWNSLNSRLEAPGALQLTLFEELGD
- a CDS encoding IclR family transcriptional regulator, with product MSLRSAPERLLSVLAAFDHEHPALSLTDISRRAGLTLTTAHRLVAALTDWGALERDESGVYHVGLRLWEVAALAPRGLALRQIALPYLEDLYEATHENVQLAVRDGDEVVYIEWLSGRSAVGVHIRVGARWPLHATGVGLALLAHCGPEFQEEYCLGGPLTSFTPYTVTEPVRLRRVLAEVRRTGVAVSSRQVTDDALSVAAPVRGPGGAVLAAVSVVVPQADAQVPALIPAVRLAALGISRALGWRPAKEP